The proteins below are encoded in one region of Oryzias melastigma strain HK-1 linkage group LG7, ASM292280v2, whole genome shotgun sequence:
- the e2f1 gene encoding transcription factor E2F1 translates to MSETLITGQTSEDLLKDFETLLNSGSIDLGEDHQIVIITSPSNEGLHPLAAPSSTGEILLFATPQSHVDVGVQDRRRPALGRPPVKRKLDLDSDHQYVSTTRSPTSQAPPSTPAPPRVPRSTAEKSRYDTSLNLTTKRFLNLLSQSADGVVDLNWASQVLDVQKRRIYDITNVLEGIQLISKKSKNHIQWLGNRIDASMVSRHKELQREVCDLTEAEEQLDELIDKCNLQLRLLTDDPQNKKLGYVRCQDLRQSFDSPDQLVMVIRAPPETQMQVSEPSEGYQVSLKSTRGQIDVFLCPEDSSGVCSPVTGSSPSKTGADPSLASPPPQPAEKLRRSDAAQEVALASPASTSSTATAASQQESTPIGGDAESLLGGDPFSSLGDIADFDLSPLSSSDFLNGEGLPLSLDNFINLSPPQSHDYHFGLEEHEGISELFDCDFDELSHVLGDG, encoded by the exons ATGTCAGAGACTCTGATAACAGGTCAGACATCCGAGGATCTGCTGAAGGACTTTGAGACGTTGCTGAACTCTGGAAGCATCGATCTGGGCGAGGACCACCAGATAGTCATCATCACCAGCCCCAGCAATGAGGGACTCCACCCGCTGGCCGCCCCCTCCAGCACGGGCGAAATCCTGCTGTTCGCCACGCCGCAGAGCCATGTCGACGTGGGGGTCCAGGACAGGAGGAGGCCGGCTCTCGGGAGACCTCCG gtgaagAGGAAGCTGGACCTGGATAGTGACCACCAGTATGTCAGCACCACCCGATCTCCCACCAGCCAAGCGCCCCCTTCCACTCCTGCTCCTCCCAGAG TTCCTCGAAGCACGGCAGAGAAGTCCAGGTATGACACCTCCCTGAACCTGACCACCAAACGCTTCCTGAACCTGCTGTCTCAGTCGGCCGACGGCGTGGTGGATCTGAACTGGGCCTCGCAGGTCCTGGACGTCCAGAAGAGACGCATCTATGACATAACCAACGTCCTGGAGGGAATCCAGCTCATCTCCAAGAAGTCCAAGAATCACATCCAGTGGCT AGGAAACCGAATCGATGCCTCCATGGTGTCCCGCCATAAGGAGCTGCAGAGGGAGGTGTGCGACCTCACCGAGGCGGAGGAGCAGCTGGATGAGCTGATCGACAAATGCAACCTGCAGCTGCGGCTTCTCACCGACGATCCACAGAACAAGAA GCTGGGATACGTGCGCTGCCAGGACCTCCGGCAGTCCTTCGACTCCCCGGATCAGCTGGTCATGGTGATCCGAGCTCCTCCGGAGACGCAGATGCAGGTCTCCGAGCCCAGCGAG GGCTACCAAGTGTCGCTGAAGAGCACGAGGGGTCAGATCGACGTCTTCCTCTGCCCGGAGGATAGCTCCGGCGTCTGCAGCCCCGTGACGGGAAGCAGCCCCTCCAAAACCGGCGCCGACCCCTCCCTCGCCTCGCCACCCCCACAGCCCGCGGAGAAGCTCAGGAGGAGCGACGCCGCTCAGGAGGTGGCTTTGGCATCACCGGCGTCCACATCGTCCACGGCAACAGCAGCCTCGCAGCAGGAATCCACGCCGATCGGCGGAGACGCAG AATCCCTCCTGGGGGGCGACCCGTTCTCCAGCCTGGGAGACATCGCTGACTTTGACCTCTCGCCGCTTTCGTCCTCGGACTTCCTGAACGGAGAGGGCCTTCCTCTCTCGCTGGACAATTTCATCAACCTGTCTCCCCCTCAGAGCCACGACTACCACTTCGGTCTGGAGGAGCATGAAGGCATCAGCGAGCTCTTCGACTGCGACTTTGATGAACTCTCGCACGTTTTGGGGGACGGGTAG